A genomic stretch from Paraburkholderia dioscoreae includes:
- a CDS encoding DEAD/DEAH box helicase: MSSVFFDRDRIAEWLGEHTVAKARSVGPVTHVQWHGSTLSGEVQGTQPLPYKTRVRFRTDGGAPWAQGECSCPVGRNCKHVAALLFAELDYHDEMDHVTHVHLDDEGETARDLAREPVANPGSAAGVRPELVSWLERFRARAEAADADAQKASAPRTQTLAYRLTWSRFHMRHEVVLYRARCNPDGAIVEVAEPWGNVEAALLKQPKFVSDEDLSILRGLWLGRSREDFGQFILRGTSGAEMLQKLIATGRLFVDFTHGSGRDGPIPLSRGTDRPGRIEWEPLADERLRPVLCTEPRASMVLPTEPVWYVDGVANEAGIVQSSLPFQQLPDYLAMPPISLAEAPLVASVLREIAPELPLPPTHDASAIRVIDVDPVPVLTLNSHALPSATSKAGLRHSAAVELAGVSFDYEGVSINVDSSVTLVPMPGGDVIHIRRRYEAEKKRLLELRKTGLQKVPTSRVHASRLLPDTMLGLADAEAWSAFVNDSVPDLVSKGWRVTMAPEFRYNVIEIDAIEGTAHQAGDGWFDLEMGIRIGERNVRLEPLLADLFRRDRRWLSGALETIADDEPIELKTEENKRLRLRADRLKPVVRVLVDLFDALGGSLAEGAPLRVASVDAGRLEALNGTGRWQFRGEDSIRQLAQRLQAGPGLREVPVPRGLKAELRTYQQEGLNWMQFLREQDLAGVLADDMGLGKTVQTLAHILAEKEAGRLDRPALIVVPTTLVHNWREEARRFAPELKVLVLNGPQRKERFEQIGEHELILTTYALLWRDQKVLAGHDYHLLILDEAQYVKNATTKAAQAIRGLRARHRLCLTGTPLENHLGELWSQFDFLLPGFLGSQKDFTKRWRNPIEKNGDGVRRALLARRIRPFMLRRRKDEVARELPAKTTILCSVDLEGAQRDLYETVRTAMQEKVRAAVSAQGLARSHIIVLDALLKLRQVCCDPRLVRTLKAAGDAHETHDRTDRIEKGARAMRSAKLDLLLSMLPELIEEGRRVLLFSQFTGMLSLIAEALEEAAIPYVILTGDTADRVTPVERFQQGEVPLFLISLKAGGVGLNLTAADTVIHYDPWWNPAAENQATDRAHRLGQDKPVFVYKLIAAGSIEEKIVELQEQKAGLADSILSEDAAGAAKFSDDDLDALFAPMPEIESGR; the protein is encoded by the coding sequence ATGTCGTCAGTTTTCTTCGATCGGGATCGCATTGCAGAGTGGCTCGGCGAACACACCGTCGCCAAGGCGCGCTCGGTCGGCCCCGTCACTCATGTGCAGTGGCACGGCTCCACGCTCAGCGGCGAGGTGCAGGGCACGCAGCCGCTTCCGTACAAGACGCGCGTGCGGTTTCGTACCGACGGCGGTGCGCCCTGGGCGCAGGGCGAATGCAGCTGTCCGGTCGGCCGCAACTGCAAGCACGTTGCCGCGCTGCTGTTCGCCGAGCTCGACTATCACGACGAGATGGACCATGTCACCCACGTCCACCTGGACGACGAGGGCGAGACCGCGCGCGACCTGGCGCGCGAGCCCGTGGCGAACCCCGGATCGGCCGCTGGCGTGCGGCCCGAACTGGTCAGCTGGCTCGAGCGTTTTCGCGCCCGCGCCGAAGCTGCGGACGCCGACGCCCAGAAGGCGAGCGCCCCACGCACCCAGACGCTCGCCTACCGGTTGACCTGGTCCAGATTCCACATGCGCCACGAGGTCGTGCTGTACCGCGCGCGCTGCAATCCGGACGGTGCGATAGTCGAAGTGGCCGAGCCCTGGGGCAATGTGGAAGCGGCGCTCCTCAAGCAGCCCAAATTCGTTTCCGACGAAGACCTGTCGATCCTGCGCGGTCTGTGGCTCGGCCGCTCCCGCGAGGATTTCGGGCAGTTCATCCTGCGCGGCACGAGCGGCGCGGAGATGCTGCAGAAACTCATCGCGACGGGCCGGCTGTTCGTCGATTTCACGCATGGCTCCGGCCGCGACGGGCCGATCCCGCTGTCGCGCGGCACCGACCGGCCCGGCCGGATCGAATGGGAGCCGCTCGCCGACGAGCGCCTGCGGCCCGTGCTCTGCACCGAGCCGCGCGCCAGCATGGTGCTGCCGACCGAGCCGGTCTGGTATGTGGACGGCGTCGCGAATGAGGCGGGCATCGTCCAGTCGTCGCTGCCGTTCCAGCAGTTGCCCGATTACCTCGCCATGCCGCCCATCTCGCTCGCCGAAGCGCCGCTGGTCGCCTCGGTGCTGCGCGAGATCGCGCCCGAGTTGCCGCTGCCGCCCACGCACGACGCGTCCGCGATTCGGGTGATCGACGTCGATCCCGTGCCGGTGCTCACGCTCAACAGTCACGCGTTGCCGTCGGCGACGAGCAAGGCGGGTTTGCGGCATTCCGCGGCGGTCGAACTGGCCGGCGTCAGTTTCGATTACGAAGGCGTGAGCATCAATGTGGATAGCAGCGTGACGCTCGTGCCGATGCCGGGCGGCGACGTCATTCATATCCGCCGCCGCTACGAGGCTGAGAAAAAGCGTCTGCTCGAACTGCGCAAGACCGGTTTGCAGAAGGTGCCGACCAGCCGGGTCCATGCGTCGCGCCTGCTGCCCGACACCATGCTCGGCCTGGCCGATGCCGAGGCGTGGTCCGCATTCGTCAACGACTCGGTGCCGGATCTCGTGAGCAAAGGCTGGCGCGTCACGATGGCGCCCGAGTTCCGCTACAACGTGATCGAGATCGACGCGATCGAAGGTACTGCGCATCAGGCCGGCGACGGCTGGTTCGATCTGGAGATGGGCATTCGCATCGGCGAGCGCAACGTGCGGCTCGAACCGCTGCTCGCCGACCTGTTCAGGCGCGACCGGCGCTGGCTGAGCGGCGCGCTCGAAACCATCGCCGACGACGAGCCGATCGAGCTGAAGACCGAGGAGAACAAACGCCTGCGCCTGCGCGCCGACCGCCTGAAACCGGTGGTGCGCGTGCTCGTCGATCTGTTCGACGCGCTGGGCGGTTCGCTTGCCGAAGGCGCGCCGCTGCGCGTGGCGTCCGTCGACGCGGGCCGGCTCGAAGCGTTGAACGGCACCGGCCGCTGGCAATTTCGCGGTGAAGATTCGATCCGCCAACTGGCGCAGCGTCTGCAAGCCGGTCCGGGGCTGCGCGAGGTGCCGGTGCCGCGCGGCCTGAAGGCTGAATTGCGGACTTATCAGCAAGAAGGCCTGAACTGGATGCAGTTTCTGCGCGAACAGGATCTGGCCGGCGTGCTCGCCGACGACATGGGTCTGGGCAAGACCGTGCAGACGCTCGCGCATATCCTCGCGGAGAAAGAAGCGGGGCGTCTCGACCGGCCCGCGCTGATCGTTGTGCCGACCACGCTCGTGCACAACTGGCGCGAGGAAGCGCGCCGCTTCGCGCCCGAACTGAAAGTGCTGGTGCTGAACGGCCCGCAGCGCAAGGAGCGCTTCGAGCAGATCGGCGAACACGAGCTGATTCTGACCACGTACGCGCTGCTGTGGCGCGATCAGAAGGTGCTCGCCGGGCATGACTATCACCTGCTGATTCTCGACGAGGCGCAGTACGTGAAGAACGCCACCACCAAAGCCGCCCAGGCGATACGTGGGCTGCGCGCGCGGCATCGGCTGTGTCTGACGGGCACGCCGCTGGAGAATCATCTCGGCGAGCTGTGGTCGCAGTTCGATTTTCTGTTGCCGGGGTTTCTCGGAAGCCAGAAAGACTTCACCAAACGCTGGCGCAATCCGATCGAGAAGAACGGCGACGGCGTGCGCCGCGCGTTGCTGGCGCGCCGCATCCGGCCGTTCATGCTGCGCCGGCGCAAGGACGAGGTCGCCAGGGAGTTGCCGGCCAAGACGACGATCCTGTGCTCCGTGGACCTGGAAGGGGCGCAGCGCGATCTGTACGAAACCGTGCGCACGGCGATGCAGGAGAAAGTGCGCGCCGCGGTCAGCGCGCAAGGGCTCGCGCGCAGCCATATCATCGTGCTCGATGCCTTGCTGAAGCTGCGCCAGGTGTGCTGCGACCCGCGCTTGGTCCGCACGCTCAAGGCGGCGGGCGATGCGCATGAGACGCACGACAGGACGGACAGAATCGAGAAGGGCGCGCGCGCCATGCGATCAGCCAAGCTCGACCTGCTTCTGTCGATGTTGCCGGAACTGATCGAGGAAGGACGCCGCGTGCTGTTGTTCTCGCAGTTCACCGGCATGTTGTCGCTGATTGCCGAAGCGCTCGAAGAAGCCGCGATTCCCTATGTCATTCTCACCGGCGACACGGCGGATCGCGTTACGCCGGTCGAGCGTTTCCAGCAAGGCGAGGTGCCGCTCTTCCTGATCAGCCTGAAGGCGGGCGGCGTGGGCCTGAACCTGACCGCCGCCGACACCGTGATCCACTACGACCCGTGGTGGAACCCGGCTGCCGAGAATCAGGCGACGGACCGCGCGCATCGGCTGGGACAGGACAAGCCCGTGTTCGTGTACAAGCTGATCGCGGCGGGCAGCATCGAAGAAAAGATCGTGGAGTTGCAGGAGCAGAAGGCGGGACTCGCCGACAGCATTCTTTCTGAAGACGCCGCGGGCGCCGCCAAGTTCTCGGACGACGATCTCGATGCGCTGTTCGCACCGATGCCGGAAATTGAAAGCGGCAGATGA
- a CDS encoding peptidoglycan DD-metalloendopeptidase family protein has protein sequence MKSCLSRYLRSGFSARFALSLVGLFAGCAQFRPGTVPAALANVAGAPTSASEPAPTVPAGFYRVNPGDTQTGVAKAFGREPAAIAQWNHLSADDGLRIGQVLRVAPPIVDGGAPASNAPSDSLAQARAIFADSLNEPPPAKARLAWPAGGPLTERFVSGSTKGIVMGGHIGETVRAASGGRVVYSGGRIAAYGKLVIIKHDAHLLTAYGNNRALLVKEGTSVKAGDPIAEMGTDDKGEASLRFEVRVDGKPADPLKYLPKRQ, from the coding sequence ATGAAATCCTGTTTGTCCCGATACCTCAGGTCGGGCTTTTCCGCGCGGTTTGCTTTGTCGCTGGTTGGGTTGTTCGCTGGCTGCGCGCAGTTCAGGCCTGGCACGGTGCCGGCTGCTTTGGCCAATGTTGCAGGCGCGCCGACGTCCGCATCTGAACCTGCCCCAACGGTGCCTGCCGGCTTCTACCGCGTCAATCCGGGCGACACGCAGACCGGCGTTGCCAAGGCGTTCGGTCGCGAGCCTGCGGCGATTGCGCAATGGAACCACCTGTCGGCTGACGACGGCCTGCGCATCGGCCAGGTGCTGCGCGTCGCGCCGCCGATCGTCGACGGCGGTGCGCCGGCGTCGAACGCGCCATCGGACTCGCTTGCGCAAGCGCGCGCGATCTTCGCGGATAGCTTGAACGAACCCCCGCCCGCAAAGGCGCGACTTGCCTGGCCGGCCGGCGGTCCACTGACCGAGCGATTCGTGTCGGGCAGCACAAAGGGGATCGTGATGGGCGGGCACATCGGCGAAACCGTGAGGGCGGCGTCGGGCGGTCGTGTCGTGTACTCGGGCGGCCGGATCGCGGCGTACGGCAAACTGGTCATCATCAAGCACGACGCGCATCTGTTGACGGCATACGGCAACAACCGCGCGCTGCTCGTCAAGGAAGGCACCTCCGTCAAGGCGGGCGATCCGATCGCCGAAATGGGCACGGACGATAAAGGCGAGGCGTCGTTGCGCTTCGAAGTGCGAGTGGACGGCAAACCGGCCGATCCGCTCAAGTACCTTCCAAAGCGCCAGTGA
- a CDS encoding response regulator transcription factor, with protein MRIAVLDDDSAQADLVCQTLSAAGHICHAYGAGRELVRQLRRQTFDLLVLDWNVPDMSGEEVLRWVRESLSERLPVLFMTSRGRESDITSILNTGADDYVVKPVSAAVLLARVGSLLRRAYHLKPAAVKEVFGEFEFDLSAKHVVVRGTTVAVTQKEFELALLLFQHLSRPLSRAHILDVIWKQATDIPSRTMDTHVSMLRSKLGLRPERGYRLTPIYGYGYRLERIESATPPPALDERPEAGEA; from the coding sequence ATGAGAATTGCTGTCCTGGATGACGATTCGGCTCAGGCCGATCTGGTTTGCCAAACGCTGTCGGCGGCGGGCCATATCTGTCACGCATACGGTGCGGGCCGAGAACTGGTGAGGCAGTTGCGCCGCCAGACCTTCGATCTGCTGGTGCTCGACTGGAACGTGCCCGACATGTCGGGTGAAGAGGTGCTGCGCTGGGTTCGGGAAAGTCTTTCCGAGCGCCTGCCGGTGCTGTTCATGACGAGCCGCGGCCGTGAAAGCGACATCACGTCGATTCTCAACACGGGTGCGGACGACTATGTCGTCAAGCCGGTTTCCGCCGCGGTCCTGCTGGCGCGCGTCGGCTCGCTGCTGCGCCGCGCCTATCACCTCAAGCCGGCCGCAGTGAAGGAAGTGTTCGGCGAATTCGAATTCGACCTGAGCGCCAAGCACGTGGTGGTGCGCGGCACGACGGTTGCCGTCACGCAAAAGGAATTCGAGCTCGCGCTGTTGCTGTTCCAGCATCTGAGCCGGCCGCTGTCGCGCGCGCATATTCTCGACGTGATCTGGAAACAGGCGACCGACATTCCGTCGCGCACGATGGACACTCACGTGTCGATGCTGCGCAGCAAGCTCGGTCTGCGCCCGGAGCGCGGCTACCGGCTGACGCCGATTTACGGCTATGGCTACCGGCTGGAGCGGATCGAATCCGCCACGCCGCCGCCCGCGCTCGATGAGCGCCCCGAAGCGGGGGAGGCGTGA